A single genomic interval of Zingiber officinale cultivar Zhangliang chromosome 4A, Zo_v1.1, whole genome shotgun sequence harbors:
- the LOC121970116 gene encoding serine/threonine-protein kinase UCN-like: MDEEVVLDLNQIRAVRVLGRGAMASVFLVSAAPGSRLPTLFALKVFDKQSAVKPHALRRARWELSLLSRLSAAPGDHHHPFLPSLLGSVETPDLLAWAIPFCPGGDLHALRRSLSPSNEEAFSADAIRFYLSEIVTALAHLHSMRVAYRDLKPENVLLRSSGHIMLADFDLSRHLPARSTTHSSLPPPLPSDNHSHAPRRKLTRVFSFGAADDQIKKGRSARVSPASRRRTSSSSISKSREGSGGDDERSFSFVGTEEYVAPEVVRGEGHGFAVDWWALGILAYEMAYGQTPFRGRNRKETLRNILTLPPMFPGRRRTDLTDLIERLVVKDPERRLGFSGGAEEVKAHPFFDGVKWELLPEVARPPFLAPVIDEEEEVERQNCNDVRDYLKELRQRERLVPPSRSSESLEGF, from the coding sequence ATGGATGAGGAGGTGGTGTTGGATTTGAACCAGATCAGGGCGGTTCGCGTCCTGGGCCGTGGAGCCATGGCCTCGGTCTTCCTCGTCAGCGCCGCACCCGGCAGTCGCCTCCCCACGCTCTTCGCCCTCAAGGTGTTCGACAAGCAGTCCGCCGTCAAACCCCACGCTCTCCGCCGCGCCCGCTGGGAGCTATCCCTATTGTCCCGCCTCTCCGCCGCTCCCGGTGATCACCACCACCCGTTTCTCCCTTCCCTCCTTGGCTCCGTCGAGACGCCGGACCTCCTCGCTTGGGCGATCCCCTTCTGCCCCGGCGGCGACCTCCACGCCCTCCGCCGCTCCCTTTCTCCTTCCAACGAGGAGGCGTTCTCTGCGGACGCGATCCGCTTCTACCTCTCGGAAATCGTCACCGCCCTCGCCCACCTCCACTCCATGCGCGTCGCCTACCGCGACCTCAAGCCAGAGAACGTCCTCCTCCGTTCATCCGGCCATATTATGCTCGCCGATTTCGATCTCTCCCGCCACCTCCCTGCCAGATCGACCACCCACTCCTCCCTTCCTCCTCCACTTCCCTCCGACAACCACAGCCACGCCCCCCGGAGGAAACTCACACGCGTGTTCTCCTTCGGCGCCGCGGACGACCAGATCAAGAAAGGGAGGTCGGCGAGAGTCTCCCCGGCGAGTCGCCGTAGGACGAGTTCCTCGTCCATCTCGAAATCCAGAGAAGGATCCGGTGGTGACGACGAGCGGTCGTTCTCGTTCGTGGGGACGGAGGAGTACGTGGCGCCGGAAGTGGTGCGCGGCGAAGGGCACGGCTTCGCGGTGGACTGGTGGGCGCTTGGGATCCTGGCGTACGAAATGGCATACGGACAGACGCCCTTCCGGGGGCGGAACAGGAAGGAGACGTTGCGCAACATTCTTACGCTGCCGCCAATGTTCCCAGGCCGGCGGCGCACCGATCTCACTGACCTTATCGAGCGGCTCGTGGTCAAGGACCCGGAGAGGAGATTAGGGTTTAGTGGGGGTGCGGAGGAGGTGAAGGCGCACCCTTTCTTCGATGGGGTGAAATGGGAGCTTTTGCCAGAGGTGGCGCGGCCTCCGTTCCTGGCGCCGGTAATTGACGAGGAAGAGGAAGTGGAGCGGCAGAATTGCAACGACGTCCGCGACTATCTAAAGGAGCTCCGGCAACGAGAGCGACTGGTGCCACCGTCGAGGTCGTCGGAGTCGTTGGAGGGGTTCTGA